Genomic segment of Vibrio celticus:
ATAAGCTCCCCGATGCCAAGCCTAATTGGCGATCAACCTGTCAGTAGCTTTATCAATGATCTTTCTTCTATGGCTACGACTCTTTTCGCATTTGGGCAAATCAGTGCCGAGAGATTGCGAGAGGAGGATAAAGAAGGCGTTATTGTGAATGTGATCTCTCACGATGACTTCCATGACGTGTCCGGCCTAGAAAGTGCGAACTCAATGATTACTGGCTTTACCCATAGCTGGGCCAAAGAACTGACTCCATTTGGTATTCGAGTCGGCGGTGTTGTCCCTGCAATCCATAACTCCGATGGCAAGCTCAACCGATGCCACTGGGCTCAGCTGCAAGATGAACTGACCAGAACAACGGAATACATCGTCTCTAATGATTACTTTAGTGGACGAGTGGTCGCTGCTGAGGTTTAGTTCTTCCCCGATGCCAAGCACATTTGAGCCATTCATTTCTAATCGAGTGACATTTCTCTAGCCTTTCAAGCCGCGTAGATCAGGCAACAAACATAAAAAAAGCCCCAGTCTCTCGACTAGGGCTTTGATCTTTTCCCGATAGATAAGGTTCGTGCTAGCGAAAACTTATCTCAAAACTAATGCTTACTTATTACGCGTTAGCTTTTTCTTTTTTAGCTTTTGGCGCTTTCGCGTCAGCTGGCTTTTGGTCAGCTTTCTTAAGAATCACTGTAGTGCCTTCGAAAGTTTCACCTTCAACGTAAGGAGTACCGAAGTAAGACGTTGTTAGTACTTCTTTTAGCTCAGTGATTAGTGGGTAACGTGGGTTAGCACCTGTACACTGGTCATCGAACGCTTCAACAGCTAGCTCGTCTAGTTTAGCGATGAAGTCAGACTCGTTAACACCCGCAGCTTGGATAGATAGTGGGATGTCTAGGTCAACTTTAAGCTCTTCTAACCAAGTCAGTAGACGTTCAATCTTCTGAGCAGTACGGTCACCAGCTTGGCTTAGGCCTAGGTGGTCAGCAACTTCAGCGTAACGACGACGTGCTTGTGGACGGTCGTACTGAGAGAATGCAGTCTGCTTAGTTGGGTTATCGTTCGCGTTGTAACGTACAACGTTAGAGATAAGTAGTGCGTTAGCAAGACCGTGTGGTAGGTGGAACTCAGCACCAATTTTGTGAGCCATTGAGTGACACACACCTAGGAATGCGTTCGCAAATGCTACACCAGCGATAGTTGCTGCGTTGTGTACTTTCTCACGAGCGATTGGGTCAGCCGCACCATTTTTGTAGCTTGATGGTAGGTATTCTTTAAGCATCTTAAGTGCTTGAAGAGCTTGACCGTCTGAGTACTCGTTCGCTAGAACAGATACATAAGCTTCAAGAGCGTGAGTTACTGCATCGTAACCACCGAACGCTGTTAGAGACTTAGGCATGTTCATAACTAGGTTCGCATCAACGATAGCCATGTTTGGCGTGATTTCGTAATCAGCTAGTGGGTATTTAGCACCAGTCTTGTCGTCTGTAACAACAGCGAATGGAGTAACCTCTGAACCCGTACCTGAAGTTGTAGTGATACATACAAGCTCAGCTTTTTGACCCATTTTAGGGAACTTGTAGATACGTTTACGGATATCCATAAAGCGCATTGCTAGTTCTTCGAAGTGAGTTTCTGGGTGCTCGTACATAACCCACATGATCTTAGCAGCATCCATTGGAGAACCGCCACCTAGAGCAAGGATTACGTCAGGTTGGAAGCTCTTCATTGCTTCAGCGCCTTTCTCAACAACAGATAGCGTTGGATCCGCTTCTACGTCGAAGAAAGTTTGAACTTCGATGCCTTGTGCTTTAAGCAGGCTAACTACGTCATCTGCGTAACCGTTGTTGAATAGGAAACGGTCAGTTACTAGGAATGCGCGTTTCTTACCTTCTAGGTCGCTCATTGCGATTGGAAGGCTACCACGACGGAAGTAGATAGACTTAGGTAGTTTGTGCCACAACATGTTTTCAGCTCGCTTCGCTACAGTTTTCTTGTTGATAAGGTGCTTAGGACCTACGTTCTCAGAGATAGAGTTACCACCCCATGAACCACAACCTAGAGTTAGAGAAGGTGCAACGTTGAAGTTGTACAGGTCACCGATACCACCGTGAGTAGTCGGGATGTTGATTAGGATACGAGCAGTCTTCATCTTGTCACCGAAGTAACGGATGCGGTCTGCGTTAGTATCTTGGTTAGTGTAAAGACCAGATGTGTGACCGATACCACCGATTTCAACCATAGTTACCGCTTGAGCAACTGCGTCTTCGAAGTCGTCTGCGCGGAATAGACCTAAAGTTGGAGATAGTTTCTCGTGAGCGAATTCGTCATCGTAAGAAACTTTACCAAGACCTTCACCTACAAGTACTTTTGTATCAGCAGGAACTTTAACACCCGCCATTTCAGCGATTGCTGGAGCAGGTTGACCTACGATTTTAGCGTTTAGGTTGCCGTCGATAAGCAGAACTTTACGTACTTTATCAGCGTCAGCTTTAGATAGAACGTGAGCTTTGTGAGAAGCGAAACGCTCTTTCACTTCGTCGTATACTTCACCAACTACGATTGCAGCTTGCTCAGAAGCACATACTACGCCGTTATCGAAAGTCTTAGACATAAGGATAGATGCTACAGCACGTTTGATGTCAGCTGTTTCATCGATAACTACAGGAACGTTACCAGCACCAACACCGATAGCAGGCTTACCAGAAGAGTATGCTGCTTTAACCATGCCTGGACCACCAGTAGCAAGGATAAGTGCGATACCGTCGTGCTTCATAAGCGCGTTAGAAAGCTCTACAGATGGTTGGTCGATCCAACCGATGATGTCTCTTGGAGCACCAGCTGCAACAGCTGCGTCTAGAACTAGTTTCGCTGCGTCGTTAGTTGAGTTCTTTGCACGTGGGTGTGGCGAGAAGATGATGCCGTTACGTGTCTTAAGAGAAATTAGAGATTTGAAGATTGCTGTAGAAGTTGGGTTCGTTGTTGGAACGATACCACAGATGATACCTACAGGCTCAGCGATAGTCATTGTACCTAGGTTGTCATCTTCTTCTAAGATGCCACATGTTTTTTCGTCTTTGTATTTGTTGTAGATAAATTCAGATGCAAAGTGGTTTTTGATAACCTTATCTTCAACAATACCCATTCCAGATTCAGCAACTGCTTGTTGAGCAAGTGGAATACGAGCGTGGTTAGCAGCAAGAGAAGCTGCGCGGAAGATTGCGTCTACTTTCTCTTGAGAGAATGTTGCAAACTCTTCTTGTGCTGCTTTAACGCGAGCTACTAGAGCATCAAGTTCCGCTAAGTTAGTTACAGGCATGGTGGATCTCCTAAAATAATAAATATTAAAAACTTTTTATTAAATTCGCTGCTTGCCGTTAACCTTAAACACCAGCGTTCTTAGTAAATTGCTTTCAGGGCTGAGTATATTATTTCACTGTGTGAAAAAAATTGACCCAGATCAGTTACCAAAAAAGAATTAACCAGAAAGTAGTAAGGCAATCGCAAAAATTAACTTAAGAGCATGATTTATATAGATTAAAATCACACTTTTCGTTCGCGCAAAAAACAAGCAAACAGACAACTTTTTTCTACATAGCGTAATAAACTGTAAAAAAGTTTCATTTTTAGTCCGTTAAATTACATGTATACAGCTATATTCGTGCTACTGAGAGTATATCTATACCGTTGCACGGG
This window contains:
- the adhE gene encoding bifunctional acetaldehyde-CoA/alcohol dehydrogenase, whose translation is MPVTNLAELDALVARVKAAQEEFATFSQEKVDAIFRAASLAANHARIPLAQQAVAESGMGIVEDKVIKNHFASEFIYNKYKDEKTCGILEEDDNLGTMTIAEPVGIICGIVPTTNPTSTAIFKSLISLKTRNGIIFSPHPRAKNSTNDAAKLVLDAAVAAGAPRDIIGWIDQPSVELSNALMKHDGIALILATGGPGMVKAAYSSGKPAIGVGAGNVPVVIDETADIKRAVASILMSKTFDNGVVCASEQAAIVVGEVYDEVKERFASHKAHVLSKADADKVRKVLLIDGNLNAKIVGQPAPAIAEMAGVKVPADTKVLVGEGLGKVSYDDEFAHEKLSPTLGLFRADDFEDAVAQAVTMVEIGGIGHTSGLYTNQDTNADRIRYFGDKMKTARILINIPTTHGGIGDLYNFNVAPSLTLGCGSWGGNSISENVGPKHLINKKTVAKRAENMLWHKLPKSIYFRRGSLPIAMSDLEGKKRAFLVTDRFLFNNGYADDVVSLLKAQGIEVQTFFDVEADPTLSVVEKGAEAMKSFQPDVILALGGGSPMDAAKIMWVMYEHPETHFEELAMRFMDIRKRIYKFPKMGQKAELVCITTTSGTGSEVTPFAVVTDDKTGAKYPLADYEITPNMAIVDANLVMNMPKSLTAFGGYDAVTHALEAYVSVLANEYSDGQALQALKMLKEYLPSSYKNGAADPIAREKVHNAATIAGVAFANAFLGVCHSMAHKIGAEFHLPHGLANALLISNVVRYNANDNPTKQTAFSQYDRPQARRRYAEVADHLGLSQAGDRTAQKIERLLTWLEELKVDLDIPLSIQAAGVNESDFIAKLDELAVEAFDDQCTGANPRYPLITELKEVLTTSYFGTPYVEGETFEGTTVILKKADQKPADAKAPKAKKEKANA
- a CDS encoding SDR family oxidoreductase — encoded protein: MEIKSSIILVTSAGSQLGGTIANHFVNLGATVILCDKDTEALQETYLQCARFSDSVYHYTLKSNDNQAILSVFDFIQTTFNTTPDVLVNNWISSPMPSLIGDQPVSSFINDLSSMATTLFAFGQISAERLREEDKEGVIVNVISHDDFHDVSGLESANSMITGFTHSWAKELTPFGIRVGGVVPAIHNSDGKLNRCHWAQLQDELTRTTEYIVSNDYFSGRVVAAEV